TATTTCCTAATGTAGAACCATACATAAATAACCCTCCCCTAAATTAAAAAACAGTGTAAGCTACAACGGCGGCAATTGCCTGCAAAAGCAGTATAACAGGAAGCCCTATGGTAAATTTTGGATGTTTCGTTTTATGACGGAACAGGCGCATACCACAGATAGCTCCCAGAGAACCGCCGCATACTGCAATACCTAAAAGTGTGTTTTCTGATATTCTCCATTGATGCGTTTTCGCTTTTTGTTTGTCAACACCAAAGCAGATAAATGCCAGTATGTTGACAGCGACTAAGTACATCATAATATTTTTAACAATCAATTTTTTACTCCTTTGTGCTTGTCAGATTGATTTCACCTGCAAGATTTTTGTAGAACATTTCTTCAATCTTTTTTCTTTCCCAGTGTTTTCCTAAAATCCACATAACTTTTGTAACAACTGCCTCTGTGCTCATGTCATAAGCTTCAAAGACACCCACTTCCAGAGCAGCTTTTCCTGTTTCATAGAGGGAAAGATTGCTTCCTTCATAAGGACACTGGCTTTTCACAACCACAATCATTCCTTTTTGGATAACATCTCTTAAATCATTCATAACTTCAGAGGACAGGGAAGGAATTCCACCCATTCCAAAAGCTTCAATAATCAGTCCACGATAGCCCTGTTCATAAAGAAACTGGAAAATTTTTCCATCAAATCCGGGAACCAATTTAATAAGGAAAACTTTTTCCTCTAAACGACGTTCCAGCACACAGCTTCCGGTAGGTCCGGGAATGTAAGAACGCTGAATGTCCAATCCACGGGAATTGATTTCGCCCACATAAGGATAGTTAATACTTTCAAAAGCATGAAAACTGGTAGTACGTACCTTGGAAGCTCTTGTTCCCAGAATGACTTTGCGATTAAAGGCAAGGAAAATGCCAGGCATTCCACTTCCTGCCATGTGGATGGCACAACGGCAGTTTTCTACGGCATCTGCCAGAGGATTTAAAATAGAAAGCTGGCTGCCGGTAATCACCACTGGGATTGGAATATTTAAAAGCATAAAAGACAGGGCAGAAGCTGTGTAGGCCATAGTATCTGTACCATGAAAAATAACAATTCCATCATAAGAGGTATATTTTTCATAAATGGTTTCTGCCATAGTCTGCCAATTGGAGGGTTGTATATTCGCACTGTCCAACTGGAAAAGTTCGTAAAAATCTACATCATATAAATTGGTGATATCTGAAATATAAGATAAGATATCATTGCTGGAGAGCCCGGGAACCAGTCCTTTTTCATTTTGCACACAGGCAAGTGTGCCGCCGGTGGTAATAATTAAAATTTTCTTTTTCATTATTTTTTGCTCTCCCAGCGTCCGGAAGCACCGCAGGGAAGTACCAGATTTGTCTGGGTAACAGGAAGACCGATTTCCTGTGAGTCTACGGTACCGTTGAATTTCTTTAATTCTGTTGCAAGCATATAGGTAAGTACAGCAGGAGCAAGTCCTGTTGTATAAGAATTTACAAGGAAAAACAGCGGTTCATCAGAGAGTATCTGTGTACATAGTTTAATCAGGGGATGAATGGCATCCTCGATTTTCCAGATTTCGCCTTTCGGACCTCTGCCGTAAGAAGGTGGGTCCATAATAATGGCGTCATATTTGTTACCTCTGCGAATTTCTCTTTCTACAAATTTTACACAGTCATCCACCAGCCAGCGAATAGGCGCATCTTTTAATCCGGAAGATA
The DNA window shown above is from Blautia hansenii DSM 20583 and carries:
- a CDS encoding DUF1294 domain-containing protein, giving the protein MIVKNIMMYLVAVNILAFICFGVDKQKAKTHQWRISENTLLGIAVCGGSLGAICGMRLFRHKTKHPKFTIGLPVILLLQAIAAVVAYTVF
- a CDS encoding asparaginase gives rise to the protein MKKKILIITTGGTLACVQNEKGLVPGLSSNDILSYISDITNLYDVDFYELFQLDSANIQPSNWQTMAETIYEKYTSYDGIVIFHGTDTMAYTASALSFMLLNIPIPVVITGSQLSILNPLADAVENCRCAIHMAGSGMPGIFLAFNRKVILGTRASKVRTTSFHAFESINYPYVGEINSRGLDIQRSYIPGPTGSCVLERRLEEKVFLIKLVPGFDGKIFQFLYEQGYRGLIIEAFGMGGIPSLSSEVMNDLRDVIQKGMIVVVKSQCPYEGSNLSLYETGKAALEVGVFEAYDMSTEAVVTKVMWILGKHWERKKIEEMFYKNLAGEINLTSTKE